The following nucleotide sequence is from Streptomyces pactum.
GTGCACCGGGGCGAGCGCTGCGGGGGCCGGCCGGGCGCGCGGCCCGGCCGGCCCGGAACGGTCAGCGGTTGTCGTAGCGGATGAAGGAACGCACCATCCGGCAGGTGGTCTCGGACGGCGGGTGGACCCCGATCTGCGTCGCGGTGGTCCGTATCCGGGTGTCGGTGGCCTGCTCGGCCCGGTAGACCCCGGAGTTGAGCAGGGCGATGGCCAGGCGCATGGCCTTCAGCCGGCGGTTGTGGGTCTCGTACCACTCGCGGGGACGCCCGGCGGGCATCCGCTTCTTCGGCAGCGTCGGGAAGCTCGGCAGGTCCGGCAGAGGTGTCACGGCAAGGGCCATCGGCGTCCTCCAAGGAGCGGTGGGAAACCCTTAGTCTCACCCCCTATTTTACTGCGGGGGACTGACAAAGTCCCCAGGCCAGAGGGGGTTTGAAGGGCTTCGCGGTACGGTGTGGGGCATGGAGATCTGGATCAATCCGGCCTGTTCGAAGTGCCGCGGCGCGCTCGGTGTGCTGAACGACGAGAACGCGGCGTACACGGTCCGCCGGTACCTGGAGGACGTGCCGTCCGAGGACGAGATCCGGGAGGTGCTCGACCGGCTGGGGCTGGAGCCCTGGGACATCACCCGTACCCAGGAGGCGGCGGCCGGGGAGCTGGGTCTGAAGGAGTGGCCGCGGGAGGCGGCGGCGCGGGACCGGTGGATCACCGCGCTCGCGGAGCACCCGAAGCTGATCCAGCGGCCGATCATCACCGCCGACGACGGGACGGCGCTGGTGGCGCGGACCGAGGAGGCGGTGCGGGAGGCGATCTCCCGTTCCGCCGGCTCCGGCTCCCCCCGCCCCGCCGGCTCCGGCTCCCCGGGCGAGGCGTCCCGGGACTAGCCCTGCCCTCCTGGGCCGGGGTCGGGTCCTGACGAGGACGCCCGGCGAGTGGGGTGCGGCCCGGTGGGTGGTGGCGAGCCCGTCGGTGCGTGTGGCCGGGCCGCGCCCCTTCCGGGGCCGGTTGACACACCGCCCGACGGCGTTCCGCTTCGGGCACCCGGGCGCCCGGCCGGCATCCGGTGCCGCCGGGCCACCCACCGGCCCGGGGTGTCCTGGTCGGCCCTCGGCGCAGGCGTCGTCCGGATGTACCGCCCGGGCACACAGCTCCGGCCTCCCCGTACACGGATGGTGACCACCACCGTCGTGCTGGGCACGGCCGCCACGGGCAGACCGCCGTGGGTGAGCCCCTCGACCCACGCCCGGGGCAGATGCGGGCGGTGTGCACCCGGCCACCGGCCGGTCGCAGGGCCCCGCCCCCGGGGGAGCCGGGGCGACCGTCGGCGACGTGGTGCCGGCCGGTGGCGGTGTACTCGTCGACCGGGCCGCAGCCCGGCGGTTCGGCCTCCGGGCCGGGTGGCGCCTCGCGCCGGCCCGGCACGCCGAGCGGGGGCACGCCGCCGCGACACGCCACTGTTGATCGTCTTCTGAGCGGCGCCTAGGCTCCCCTTCCATGGGGACGGGGGAGCCGGACGGCGAGCGGCGGGCACGGCACAACGGGCTGGTCAGGCGCCGTGTCACCGCGGGGCTGCTGGTCGGGGCGGGGCTGGTCGTTCTGGGCACGGTGTTCGTCGTGCTGCCGAGGATGGTGGTCGAACACGATCTCGCCGGGGTCGACGTCACCGCGCAGGATCGGCTGAAGGCGACGAACGATGTCCGCACGACGCTCGTACAGGTGGTCGGCGGTCTGGTCCTGCTCTTCGGCGCGTACGCCACCTGGCGGCAGCTGCGGGTGAACCAGGACGGTCTGCGCGCCACCCAGGAGGGCTACGTCACCGACCGCTTCAGCCGGGCGGTCGACCAGCTCGGCAGCGACAAGCTGGATGTGCGCATCGGCGGGTTGCACGCGCTGTGGCGGATCGCGGAGCAGTCCGCCCGCGACCGGGAGGCCATCATCTCCATCCAGGCCGCGTACCTGCGTACCCACCTGCCCTGGCCACCCACCGGGCCGGAAACGCCGGCGGCAGACGTGCACATCAACGACATCCCGCCCCTGGAGACCCGCGCTGCCGACGCCCAGGTGGCGCTGACCGCGCTCGGCGTGCTGTGCCGGCAGCGGGAACAGTCCTGGGTCAATCTCAGCATCACCGACCTGCGCCGGGCCGACTGCGACGGACTGTGGTTCCCCGAGGTCAACTTCGACCGTGCCTGCATGGAGGCGGCGGGCCTGTACCACGCCAACCTGACCCAGGCCTCGCTGGTCTCGGTCAATCTGCGGCACGCCGACCTCACCACCGCGGTTCTCCGCCGTGCTCGCTGCATCGTCGCCGACCTGCGGGGCGCGAAGCTGGTCAGGACCGACTTGCGAGACGCCGACTTCACCGAGACCGACCTGCGCGAGGCGAACCTGCGCAAGGCCGACGCCCACGGCGCGGTCTTCCACCGCGCCGACCTCCGCATGGCCGACCTGCGCGGCACCGACCTGAGCACCGCCGACCTTGCCGGAGCGCGCCTGTCCGGCGCCCTGGCCAGTGAACACACCCGCTGGCCCGCCGAGTTCGACCCCACGGCCGCCGGAGTCGTCGACACCGCCGACCCCGGCCCCGAGCCCTCGCCCCTGCTCCAGCCGCCCGGGATGACCTGGCAGGCGCCGCCGCTGCGGTCCGCTCCCTGATCACGACGCGCCGGTCACGAGTGCGGCGACGGCTGTCCGTCGGATGTGCGCCGCTCCTCCCGGCGGCATCCCCGTGGCGCGGACCCGGGCCACCGGGGATCCGGGAGCTGCCACCGCCCCCGGGGTCGTACGCGCGACGCCGGCGGCCCCGGCAGCGTGACCGCGGCCGGCGCCGCCGGCGAACAGAGGCCGGGACCGGCGAGGGAAGGGCGCCGCCCGGCCTCGCCCTGCGCGGGCTACCGGTCGGCAGGGGGGTGGACGGAGGGCCATGAGCGGCGACGACGGGCGGAGCCGATCGATCGTCCCCGCTGACCAGCTGTTCCGGCGGACCGGTGTGGTGGCGGCGGCCCGGACCTGGCGGCAGCCGCCTCCGGGGGCCGGCCCGGCGGCGGGCGCCGAGGCCCGGGAGCGGGCGGACGGCCCGCCGGCCGCGCCCCGGGCGGGGTGCGGACGGCGGGCCGTGTCCCGGTGGAGCGGGGCGGCGCACCGTCCCGGTGGCCGGGCCGGCGGGCCGTCCCGTGGAGTCCGGGTCACCGCCGGGCGGCCGTCACGTCCGGGCGGCCCGGCCCCGGTTGCCGCGCATCACCGCACCGACCGCGGTCAGGCCCAGCAGGCAGGTGATGGCTCCGACCACGACGTTGTTCCAGATCATCCCCGCGTCCGGGAACCTGGTGACCACCCAGGGGGACACGATCATCCAGACCCCGAGCGCACACAAGGTCCAGCTCAGGCCGTACATCCGTGCCGGCGCCAGCGTGAGCCCCAGGCCCAGCAGGGCGACGCAGATCCCGATGACCAGGTTGTGCGTGGCGAGGTCGGTGTTGCCGGAGAAGTGGACGATCCACGGGGACACCGCCAGGTACAGACCGGCCAGCAGCACCGGCCCGTCGAGGAACGGCACGTCCCGGCCGCCGAGCACCCGGGCGTAGCGCTCCCGCATCTCGGGTACGTCGGGGTGGCTCGTAAGATCACTCGTGTGACGCGAGACGTCGGCCATACGACTCGCCTCCTTCGATCATGTAAAGGTGACCGCGCAGTGCGGCGAAGCGCCGCATCACCATTGTGCGCCTTGCTGTGTTCCATAGGTAGATGTCCCTTTTTGTCGAGGGCGCGTCTGTGGCGGGGTGGCCGTTCCTGGGCAGGGGGATGAACGTGGAGCGAGATCCGCATGAGCGCATGGTCGGCCGGGAGGGGCTGCTGGCCCGGGCGCGGGCCCGGCTGGCGGACGGCGGCAGCGTGCTGCTGCCCGGGCCGGCCGGGATCGGGAAGTCCACGGTGCTGCGGGCGCTGGCCGCGGAGTTCACCGCCGCCGGCGAGCTGCTGCTGCGCTGCTCCCCCACCGAGTCGGAGGCCCAGCTGCCGTTCCTGGCGCTGATCGACGCGCTCGGACCGGTGGTCGGCGAGGTGGCCGACGCCCTCCCGGCGTCCCAGCGGTCGGTCCTGGACGCGGCGCTGACCGGCCGCCCGGGGTCGGTGGAGCCCGGCGACGGGCTGGCGCTGCGGCTGGCGGTGCTCTCGGTGGTCCGGGCGCTGGCGGCGCGCTCCCCGGTGCTGCTGGTGGCCGACGACATGCAGTGGGTGGACGCGCCGAGCGCCGAGCTGCTGGCGTTCGTGGCCCGCCGGGTCGGCGGGCTGCCGTTCCGGATGGTCGGCGCGCTGCGCACGGAGACCACCGGGGAGCGGCCGGACGGGGACGGTGCGCCGGACCTGGACCGCCATCTGCGTGCCCTGCCGCCGCCCGCGCTGGTGCTGCGGGTCCCGCCGCTCACCCCGTCGCAGACCTCGGAGCTGCTGGGGCGGCGAAGACGGCCCGCGCTGCCCGGCGCGGTGCTGCGCGAGGTGCACCGGGCCAGCGGCGGCAACCCGCTCTTCGCCCTGGAGCTGGGCCGCGCCCTGGCCGAGCTGGAGACCCCGCCGCGCCCGGGCGATCCGCTGCCCGTCCCGACCAGCCTGCGCACCCTGGTCCTGGACCGGCTGCGCACCCTGCCGCCGGCGGCGCGGACCACCCTGCTGCTGGCCGCCGCGGGGGCCCGGCCCACGGTGGCGCTGCTGCGGGCGGCGGGACGCGCCGACGCCGAGGCGCACCTGGCCGAGGCGGCCCGGCTGGGGGTGGTGGAGGCCGACCACGAGCCGGTCGTCCGGTTCACCCACCCCATCGTGTCGGCCGCGCTCTACGCGGAGGCCCCGGCCCGGGACCGGCGGGGCGCGCACGCCGCGCTGGCCCGGGCCGCGGACGACCCCATCGAACGCGCCCGGCACGCGGCGCTGGCCACCGTGGGCCGGGACGGGCACGTCGCGGACGCGCTGGCCCGGGCGGCCGGGGTGGCCCGGGAACGCGGCGCGCCCGCCACCGCGGCGCGGCTGGGCCTGCTGGCCGCCGAGCGCACCCCGGAACACGATCCCCGTGCGACCGGCCGGCGGCTGGACGCCGCCGAGGACGCCCTGGTGGCGGGCGAGCCGGAGGTCGCGCGGCAGACCGCGCGGGAGGTGCTGGACCGCGCGGCGCGGCCCGCCGACCGGGTCCGGGCCTGGATCGCGGTGATCGACTCGGCCGGGCAGGCGATGGCCGACGTGGACGACGTGTTCCCGCAGGCGCTGGCGGACGCGGGCGACGACCCGGCCCTGCTGGCGCCGCTCCACTACCAGCTGGCCTGGCGGGCGCTGCTGGCCGGCGGCTCGCTGCCGCGGGCCCGTACCGAGGCGGCGACCGCGGCCCGGCTCGCCGCCGACTCCGGGGACCGGCGCACCGAGCTGCTGGCGCTGTCCTTCCAGGCGCACACCGAGATGCTGATGGGGCACCAGGACGCCGGCCGGACCCTGGCCGCGGCGCTGGCCGCCCCGCAGGACCCGCGGGTGGCCTGCGACCACAACGGCCCCGGCTACATCCACTTCCGCCGGCTGCTGACCGGCGACCGGCTCGACGAGGCCCGGGTGGCGGTGGCCGAGCTGGCCCGGCTCGCCGAGCAGCGCGGCGCGGTGGAGGGCCAGATGCTCTTCCTGCGCGGGCTGGCCGAGACCGAGCTGCGGGCCGGGCGGTGCGCCGCCGCGCTGGAGCGGGCGTACGACAGTCTGCGGCTGGCCCGGGACGCCGGCGTCGGCGAGGGGCCGATCCGGCAGGTGGTCGCGCTGGCCGAGGCGGCCGGGGGCAGCGTGTCCCGGGCGGTGACGCTGGCCGAGGACGCCGTACGGCGGGCCGAGGAGGACGGCGACGTGCCGTATCTGGCGCGCGGACTGCACGCCCTGGGCCACGCCACGCTGACCGGCGGCGACGCCGCGACGGCGGTGCCGCTGCTGCGCCGGGCCCGGGAGATGGAACTGGCCCAGGGCATCGCCGACCCCGCCCAGAGCCCGGGCCCCGGCGACCTGGCCGAGGCGCTGGTCGCGGTGGGCGAACGGGACGAGGCGCGGCGGGTGGTGGCCGGTGCCCGGGCGGCGGCGCGCCGGCTGCGGCGGGTCGGTGTGCTGGCCGTACTGGACCGGGCCGAGGGGCTGCTGCGGGCGGCCAACGGGGATCCGGAGGGGGCGGCCGAGTCGCTGCGGGCGGCGGCGCGGACGCTGGGCCGGCTCGGGTACCGGCTGGAGGAGGGCCGCGCCGAACTGGCGCTCGGTCAGCTGGAGCTGGACCGGGGCGATCCGGTGGCGGGGCGGGCGGCGCTGGACGCGGCGGCCCGGACCTTCCGCCGGGCGAAGGCGGGGCCGTGGCTGGAACGGGCCGTCGCCGCGCAGGCGGCGGCCGAGGGCGACGGCCGCCGGACCGGCGGCGGGGCACGGCTGGACGGGCCGGGGGGCGGTACCGGGGGCGGAGTTGCGGACGGGGCCGGGACGGCGGCCGGCTCCGGGGCCAGGGGCCGGGGCCGGGGCGACGGCCGGGACCGGGGACGCAGGGCCACCGGCCGTCCCCCGCGGCCGCCGCGCCCCCGGTGCCGGGTGCGCCCATGGCGGCCGGCGTCTCCCCGTCCTTCCCGGCGGGGGACGCAGCCGAGGGTGACGGCACCGCACCGCCCGGACTGCTGGACTCGCTCGCCGAGATGGAGCGCCGGGTCGCCACGCTGGTGCTGGAGGGGGCGACCAACCGGGAGATCGCGGCCCGGCTGTTCATCAGCGTCAAGACGGTCGAGGCCACCCTGACCCGGGTGTACCGGAAGCTGGGCATCCGCTCCCGGGTGGACATCGTCCGGCTGGCCTCCCGCGGCGGCGGCTGAAGTCCTCGCGGGGAGGGGCGGGTTCCGCGGGGTGGCCGCCCGGGGCGGGACGCCGGGAGCCCGCGGCGGACGTGCAGACCGGGGATCGGGCCCCGGGCGCGGGCGACCGGGGCCACCGCCGCAGCACACCGGGAGGCCGGAACCCGAGGCGCGACGCAGGACTTGGGACCGGCCGCGGACCGGAACCCGGCCGCGGGCGCCGGCCCCGAGCCCGGTTGATGCAAAGGCCCCGGCTCCGGCCCCGGATGGCGAAGGTCCCGACTCCGGGCCGGGACGGGGAAGACGCGAACTCCGGCCGGCCACACGGCCGTACGCCGGAACGCACCCCGGGCGGGCACCGCGCACCGCACGCATGCCGGACACCGGGGCGGGCGCCGGGCACCGGCGGCGACAGGCCGGGCGATGCGGGCCCCCCGATGCGGGGCTTGATACCGGACGCCGGGACGCCGGAACTCCGGGAGCGCCGCGGGGCGGGGACCCCGGCGGCGGGAGCCGGGACCCAGGGCGCGCCGCGAGCCCGCGGCCCCCGCCGCGCGGCCCGGGGCTCCGGGCGGGCGGGGCCGCCGGTTCCGGTTTTGGTCATGGACATGGGGATTTCCCTACGGCCGGGCGCGAGGGGCAACCCTCATTGGGGGCGCGGGGGCCGGACTTCTAGCGTGACGGCCGTCGCCGAGGAGGGCGACGCATTCCCGTCCGGTGTGTGGCCAACGCACCGGCGCCGCCCGTTCCGCGGGTACAACCCCCCACCGATGGACCTCCGAGGAGAGTCATGTTCTTTAAGCTCCCCCGCCGTGCCAAGCTCGCCGCCGCGGCCGTCGGCGTCGCCGCCTCCCTGGGTGTCGCGATGTCCGGCGCCACCGCCCAGGCCGCGCCGCAGCCCATCGTGGGCGGCACCACCACGACCGCCAGCGCGTACCCGTACGTCATGCAGATCACCGACTCCGGCCAGAACCAGTTCTGCGGCGGCACGCTGGTGACCCCGACCAAGGTCGTCACCGCCGCGCACTGCATGGTCGGCGAGACCACCAGCTCGGTCCGGGTGGTCGGCGGCCGCACCTACCGCAACGGCACCAACGGCACGGTGGCCAGAGTGAGCAAGATCTGGATCCACCCCGAGTACCGCTCGGTCACCAAGGGGAAGGACGTCGCCGTGCTGACGCTGTCCTCCGCCATGCCGTACACCACCGCGAAGTACGTCTCGGCCACCGAGACCGGGGTCTACGCGGCCGGCACCACCACCCGCATCGTCGGCTGGGGCACCACCAGCTCCGGCGGCTCCTCCTCCAACCAGCTGCGCACCGCCACCGTTCCGACCACCTCGGACGCCTACTGTAAGTCCGCCTACGGCACCCGCTTCATCGCCAGCGACATGGTCTGCGCCGGTTACGACCAGGGTGGCGTGGACACCTGCCAGGGCGACAGCGGCGGCCCGCTGCTCATCGGCGGCCGGCTGGCGGGCATCGTCTCCTGGGGCGACGGCTGTGCCGAGCCGGGCATCCCGGGCGTCTACACCCGGCTCACCACCTTCTCGAACCTGGTGACCCAGCAGATCAACTCCTGACCGGCGCGGGGGCCGCACCCGCGGCACCCCGCCGGCCCGCGCACCACGGCACCGCCCGCCGGGAGGACCCACCCGTCCTCCCGGCGGGCGGTCCGCCGTTCCGGCCCGGGTCCGGCGGGCCCCGGACCGGCGCCGGCCGGGCGGACCGGCCCGGTCCTGGCGAACGGCCCCGCCCCGGCCACGGCGGGTGGCGGACGGCGGCGAGGGGCGGCCCGACGGGGCGGCGGAACGGCGGACCGGTACCGGGGAATCCCTCGTTCCGTCACCCGACCCGGCGCCGCACCCTCCTCATCTGCTTCAATAGGGGGCATGGCCAGCTACCACGACCACGACGCCGCGACGGGTCGCTCCGACCTTGAGCCGTTCTGGCCGTCCCGGCAGGCGCACCACTACGACCGCGAGTGTTGCCGCGCATCCGACGCGCGGGCCCGCTCGCTCGGCTGACACGCCGCTCCCCATCTCCGCGGCTCCGGCCTCTCCCAGCGTTCAGCGACCTCGCCCCGCGCATCCGACGTCCCCCCGACGCCCCTCTGCGCGAAAGAAGCTGACCTCCCCATGACGAACCTTCGTCCGCTCCCCGCCCCCCTTCCGCCGGCGCCACCGTCACCGCACCGTCGTACCCTCCCCGGCAGCGGCTGCGGGCCGTCGCCCCGGACGAGATGCCGCCCGTCGCGGACCTGCTGCACTCCGGTGCCACCTGGCTGCCCGCTCCCCCGCACACCCTGCCCACCCTGCCCGGCCAGCCGCCGATGGTCGGTTACCTGGTCCTGGTCCCCGCCGACCGCGCCACCGCCGCCGCCGCACCGCCCGCCGAGCCCGCCCCCACCCGCGAGGACGGGCTGGTCCGGATCGACGCCGACCAGCGCACCGCCTGGGTGAAGGGTCGTCAGCTGGACCTGACCTACCTGGAGTTCGAGCTGCTCGCCCACCTGGTGGCGCACCCGCACCGGGTGCACAGCAGAGACCAGCTGGTGACCACGGTCTGGGGTTACGGGCATGTGGGCGACGGCCGCACCGTGGACGTCCATGTGGCCCGGCTGCGCCGCAAGCTGGGCGCCGAGCACCGCAAGACGATCGTGACGGTCCGCCGGGTCGGCTACAAGTACGTGCCGACCGCCTGAACCGGCGTCGCCCCGGGCAGCCCGTCCGACCGGCGCACCGGGTGAACACCCCGGTCCGACGCACCGGGTGAACACACCGGCCGGCGCACCGGGCGGGCGCCCCCGCCGGGGGCCGGACCGCCGCCGGCCCGCCGCGCCCACCCCCCACGGACGCCCGCGCCCGCCCGCGCGGGCGTCCCCGCGCTCCGCACGCCGGGGTACGCCCGCGGGCCG
It contains:
- a CDS encoding S1 family peptidase encodes the protein MFFKLPRRAKLAAAAVGVAASLGVAMSGATAQAAPQPIVGGTTTTASAYPYVMQITDSGQNQFCGGTLVTPTKVVTAAHCMVGETTSSVRVVGGRTYRNGTNGTVARVSKIWIHPEYRSVTKGKDVAVLTLSSAMPYTTAKYVSATETGVYAAGTTTRIVGWGTTSSGGSSSNQLRTATVPTTSDAYCKSAYGTRFIASDMVCAGYDQGGVDTCQGDSGGPLLIGGRLAGIVSWGDGCAEPGIPGVYTRLTTFSNLVTQQINS
- a CDS encoding pentapeptide repeat-containing protein → MGTGEPDGERRARHNGLVRRRVTAGLLVGAGLVVLGTVFVVLPRMVVEHDLAGVDVTAQDRLKATNDVRTTLVQVVGGLVLLFGAYATWRQLRVNQDGLRATQEGYVTDRFSRAVDQLGSDKLDVRIGGLHALWRIAEQSARDREAIISIQAAYLRTHLPWPPTGPETPAADVHINDIPPLETRAADAQVALTALGVLCRQREQSWVNLSITDLRRADCDGLWFPEVNFDRACMEAAGLYHANLTQASLVSVNLRHADLTTAVLRRARCIVADLRGAKLVRTDLRDADFTETDLREANLRKADAHGAVFHRADLRMADLRGTDLSTADLAGARLSGALASEHTRWPAEFDPTAAGVVDTADPGPEPSPLLQPPGMTWQAPPLRSAP
- a CDS encoding AAA family ATPase, with protein sequence MSLFVEGASVAGWPFLGRGMNVERDPHERMVGREGLLARARARLADGGSVLLPGPAGIGKSTVLRALAAEFTAAGELLLRCSPTESEAQLPFLALIDALGPVVGEVADALPASQRSVLDAALTGRPGSVEPGDGLALRLAVLSVVRALAARSPVLLVADDMQWVDAPSAELLAFVARRVGGLPFRMVGALRTETTGERPDGDGAPDLDRHLRALPPPALVLRVPPLTPSQTSELLGRRRRPALPGAVLREVHRASGGNPLFALELGRALAELETPPRPGDPLPVPTSLRTLVLDRLRTLPPAARTTLLLAAAGARPTVALLRAAGRADAEAHLAEAARLGVVEADHEPVVRFTHPIVSAALYAEAPARDRRGAHAALARAADDPIERARHAALATVGRDGHVADALARAAGVARERGAPATAARLGLLAAERTPEHDPRATGRRLDAAEDALVAGEPEVARQTAREVLDRAARPADRVRAWIAVIDSAGQAMADVDDVFPQALADAGDDPALLAPLHYQLAWRALLAGGSLPRARTEAATAARLAADSGDRRTELLALSFQAHTEMLMGHQDAGRTLAAALAAPQDPRVACDHNGPGYIHFRRLLTGDRLDEARVAVAELARLAEQRGAVEGQMLFLRGLAETELRAGRCAAALERAYDSLRLARDAGVGEGPIRQVVALAEAAGGSVSRAVTLAEDAVRRAEEDGDVPYLARGLHALGHATLTGGDAATAVPLLRRAREMELAQGIADPAQSPGPGDLAEALVAVGERDEARRVVAGARAAARRLRRVGVLAVLDRAEGLLRAANGDPEGAAESLRAAARTLGRLGYRLEEGRAELALGQLELDRGDPVAGRAALDAAARTFRRAKAGPWLERAVAAQAAAEGDGRRTGGGARLDGPGGGTGGGVADGAGTAAGSGARGRGRGDGRDRGRRATGRPPRPPRPRCRVRPWRPASPRPSRRGTQPRVTAPHRPDCWTRSPRWSAGSPRWCWRGRPTGRSRPGCSSASRRSRPP
- a CDS encoding ArsC/Spx/MgsR family protein gives rise to the protein MEIWINPACSKCRGALGVLNDENAAYTVRRYLEDVPSEDEIREVLDRLGLEPWDITRTQEAAAGELGLKEWPREAAARDRWITALAEHPKLIQRPIITADDGTALVARTEEAVREAISRSAGSGSPRPAGSGSPGEASRD
- a CDS encoding SPW repeat protein, which produces MADVSRHTSDLTSHPDVPEMRERYARVLGGRDVPFLDGPVLLAGLYLAVSPWIVHFSGNTDLATHNLVIGICVALLGLGLTLAPARMYGLSWTLCALGVWMIVSPWVVTRFPDAGMIWNNVVVGAITCLLGLTAVGAVMRGNRGRAART
- a CDS encoding winged helix-turn-helix domain-containing protein yields the protein MPPVADLLHSGATWLPAPPHTLPTLPGQPPMVGYLVLVPADRATAAAAPPAEPAPTREDGLVRIDADQRTAWVKGRQLDLTYLEFELLAHLVAHPHRVHSRDQLVTTVWGYGHVGDGRTVDVHVARLRRKLGAEHRKTIVTVRRVGYKYVPTA